In Dehalococcoidia bacterium, the sequence TGCGCGTCTGTGCTGTGAGTCATGGATCAGAACACCCGGGGATATGGTTTGAGGGACTCGTGTACTTCCGTCAAGAGCTGCATCCAGCGCAGGTTGTAGTAACGCGGGTGCAAAAGTTCCTGGCTGTCGATCTCACCCAGATGCTCGAGAATGCTGTCCACCGAATCCTTCACCGTGCGCTGCGGCGTGAAGCCCGTAGCCTCCGTCAGCCGCGCGTTCGACGTGCGATAGTTGCGGATGCGCCCGGTCGCCGGCGTCGGCGTCAATTCGATCGCGCCGACGATCGGCTCGACTGCTTCCGCGACGACTTCGGCGAGTTCCTTGATCTGATAGTTCTCCTGCACGACGTTGAACACGCGCCCCGCGACGTGCTCGGCGGGCGCATCGAGCGCGGCGATGTGCGCCGCGGCGACGTCCTGCACATCGACCAACGGCCGCCACATGAATCCGCCTTCGTGCAGGAAAAGCTGGCGTTTGAGCAGCGCATCCTTCAAGAACGTGTTCACGACCAGGTCGTAGCGCATGCGCCGGCTGTACCCGCCGACCGTGCCCTGCCGGAGTAACACGACTTCGAGACCGCGCTTGCCCGCTTCGATGAGGCGCCGCTCCGCTTCGTACTTCGACTCCGAGTACGGGCCGATCGGCTGCACCGGCGCGTCCTCATCGAGGACGTCATCGCCGGCGAGACCGTCGTAGATCGAGCCGCTGGAGCCGAAGCTCAGGCGCTGTACGCCGGTGCGGATGCAGGCGTTCGCCAACTCTTCCGTGGCGATCGTGTTCATCTGCCAGTTGGCATTGGGATCGAGGTCCGCGGTCGGGTCGTTCGACAACCCGGCAAGGTGCACGACGGCATCCACGCCGTGGAGGTCTTCGTCGCGCATCTCGCGCACGTCGCGGGAGAGCAGATCGACGTTCGGCAGTGCATCGAGCCCGCAGGTGCCCCAGAAGAACCGGTCGAGCACGCGCACGCGGTCGCCGCGGTCGACAAGCTGCGCGACCAGCTCAACGCCCACGTAGCCAGCGCCGCCCGTCACGCAGATCAACTTGCTCACGTCGCGACCCCCTGGTTCGATGTCACCAACTGCGGTTCCCGGCTCAGCGCTCGCTGGTAGATGGCAATGAGCTGGTCGTAGTGCCTTTGCGCACTGAATCTCTCTTCGATGAACGAACGTGCGTTGACGCCCATTGCACGTGCGCGGGGCGGATCGCCGGCCAATTCGTCGATGGCGCCTGCGAGTGCGGGGGTATCCCCGGCGCGGAAGACCAGGCCGGTCTCGCCGTGCTTCACGAGTTCCGGCAGACCACCCAGGTCCGAGACGATGACCGCCCTCCCTCGCGCGGCCGCTTCCATGACACTGAGCGGTGCGTTCTCATACCACTCCGAAGGCGTGACCGTAAAGAGCGATTCGTCAAGAAGCGCCATTAGCCCCGCCTGCGGCAGGTGTCCTGTGAACCGCACGTTCGGCGCTCCGGCCTCCTGAGCGTATCGCTCGAGAGCGGCGCGGTCCTCGCCATCGCCCGCGATCACCAGTTCGCATGACTCGGCCGCCGAGCTTCGGGCAAACGCGTCGATTAGCGTGCGGATGCCCTTCACGCGCTCCAACCGCCCGACGTACATGATGCGTCGTTTCGGCTCGATGTCCGGCATGTCGCGGGGTTCGATGAAGTTCGGCAGGTAGGTGATCTTCGCCGCATCCATCCCGAACTCCGCCGCCTTGCCCGCCAGAAACCTGCTCGGCGCGATGAAGCAGGCGACGTTTCGCCGGTACAGCCCGAGCGCCGAGTGCAGATATGCCTCCACGGTGCACAGGACGCTCTTGGCGCGCGAATCTTTCACGCATCCTTGCAGCGTGGCGTTGAAGAACGCGCCGCCTTTGCATCGCTCGCAGGGAGCGCCGTTCGCATACAGCGTGTACGCGGGGCAAATCAACTTGTAGTCGTGCATCGTCAGCACGGCGGGAATGCGGTGCTTCGCGAGCACCCGCAGGACCGAAGGTGAAAGCTGATGGTAGATGTTGTGCAGATGCGCGACGTCCGGCCTCGTGGCGCGGATCAAGGCGTCGAGCTTCCGCGCCGCCTCTCGCGAGTACAGCATGCGGCCGGCCGCTGCGATGTTGGCAGAGATACCGGCGTCTTCGTCGCGCAGCTCGATGTTCGAGACGAAGTATCGCGCGTACGGCGTCGCCTCGTTCTCCGGATGCTGCATCGAGAACGGGATCACGTCGTGGCCGTGGCGCGCGAGCAACTCCGTCTGTGCGAAGTAGACGGTCTCGGCGCCGCCGCGACGGTAGTGGAACTTGTTGACGTTCAGTACTCTCATGCGGCGGTCTTCACCTCCGCGTCGGACGGCGCCGCGTCGAGTAACGCCGGTCGCCGCTGGTAGGCGCCGCTCATCACGACGATGACGCCGGCGAAGGCCCAGAAGTACCACTCGAGCACCGGGAAGATCAGGATGTTGTCGGCGAGCGCGGTCACCATGCGCGCCGCAAGCACCATGATGAACGCGAGCATGAGATCGCGTCTGAACGGCGATTCGGCTTCGCGATGCCCCTTGAGCGCAATACCCAGCAATCCCTTGTACAGCATCAGGACGGCGAGCAGTCCCCAGATGCCGGTCTCGGCGAGCAGGCGGATGTACTCGTTGTGCGACAACGCACCGAGTTGGACATCGACGGCGCGCAACCCGGCGCCCGTGGTGACCAGTTCAAGCGGCGACGCCACCTCCAACGAATCACCCCACGTCTTCTGGCGCCAGAAGACCGACCCGGTGTCGCTCGTCGCTTCATCGATGCGCGTCTGTACACCGGGTAGCGCGAAGAACAGCGCGCCGGCCGCCAGCGGCACGAGCAGCACCGCCCAGCGCGCCTTTGTAGCGAGGAAGATCGTGGACAGCACCGCGAGCCCGATCCAGGCGCCACGCGTCTGCGACCCGTAGATGCACAAAACCGTCGCAGGAATGAACAAGAACAGCCCTACGCGCACAAGCGGCGATTTGTTGTGCATGAAGTACACGACGGAGAGCGGCAGCAGCCCGACCAGGAAAAACGCGTAAGGCGCGGGGTGCGTGAACGTGCCTACGAGCCTCGGCAGACCTTCGGTTTCCGGCGCCGTACCGCTGAAGAACTGATACAGGCCGACGGTGACCGGGATCACCGCCGCAAGGATCATCACGCCCAACATCATGCGCCAGTCCCGCTCCTCCTCCATCAGGTCGACGACCAGCACGTACACCATGAACGCGCTGAAGGCGCGCAGCCAGTCCTCGAGCGCCAGACCGACGTCCGGAGCGAGCGCAAGACCGATAGCGGCAATGAGCAGATAGATCGCGAAGGGCTTCGTCAGCGGGATACGCCACAGATTCATGCGCCTGAGCCCGATATGCGCGACACCGATGCCGATGATGAGGAATGTCATCACCGCGGCGGCGTTCGCGTCGACGGAGCGCTCCCCGCCCAGCAGCGGCACCGTCGCGGCGACGTCGATGACGGCGCGGATCAGCAACAGCGTCAGCAGCGCAACGCGCGTATCCACGAGCGCGACGATGATGAACGCGCACACGACGGATGACGCAAGCGCTGCCTCCATAGGCAACTGCAGTAGGAGCAACGCGACGAGGCCCCCCATGACGAGCCCGAGCCACACGTCGTTGCGCCGCCGGATCCAGCGGGCCGTGCTGTGGCGTCGTGGGCGGGGCGATGCCGCTGTTGCGGTGACTGCCATCAGCTTCCTGCCGCCTCCGCACCTATCGTCTGGCGTACGGGAACACGCTCGTGCTCGTTCAGCAATGGTTCCAGGATCGCCGAGAGCTGCTCGACGCGATTGTCCCAGGACTCGTTTCGCGCGGCATGCTGCCTCGCCATCGCGCGTTCCGGCGAGTCATGCGCCATCGCGTCTTCGACCGCGGCCAGGAACTCTTCGCTACTGCGTGCGAGCGTCATCTCGTCGCCGGCGTAGGGCCGCATCTCCGCCATGTCGGTCGCGACGATAGGCTTGCCCGCCGCCATGTACTCGTACAGCTTCAGCGGGAAGACGTGATGCACGTAATCGTTCAGGACGTAGGGGATCAGGCACACGTCCATCGCCTTGATGTACGCAGGCAATTCTTCGATCTTGCGGTTGCCGAAGAAATGCACGTTGGGCAGCGCTTGCAGGCTCCCGAGATCCGTGTCCTTCTTGACCGGCCCCACCAGCGCGAACCACCACTCCGGCCGCGCCTTCGCCAGGTACGTCAGCAGTTCGACGTCGAGCCGGAAGTCGATGACGCCGATGTACCCGATCACCTTGCCCGGGAGCCTCGCGATGTCATCAGGGATCTTCGTGTCAGGCGACGCTGCCGTCGCGAACAGACTGGTGTCCGCCCCTTCCGGCACGAAGTGCACATTCGGGTTCAGGTGCCGGCGCGACTCCACCAGGTTACGCCCCGTGCAGACAATGAGGTCCGACTCCTTGCAGCATTCGATCTCGCGCGCGCGCACGCTAGCCGCCGGATGCCACCAGTAGGGCACCGATGCGAAATCGTCGACGCAGTGGTACACGGTCAGCGACGGCTCCGTCGCTCGCCCGAGGTGCGGAAAAGATGGCTGGAAGTTCCAGTACACCGGATCCCTGAAGCCGAGTCGCTTCGTCTGTCGCGCGAGCCATCGCCGCATGATGAATGCGTTGACGGCGTTCGCAACCTTGGTGTAGCGCAAGGGCAGGATGGGCGGCGGCGCGCCCGCGTAGACGTTCTTCGCCACCTTGCGATAGCCACGCCGCCATCGTCGAAACTGCTCCATCACCGCGCCGCGACGGCGGACGCCGGTAAACAACGACAGCGGCGAGATCGGCTGATCGACGAAGAAGATGCGATTGTGCTCCGCCAGCCTGCTCATGAACTGCTGCGGCGTGCCCCAGTGGTCGTCCCACGTGACGAACGAAATGCAAACGATGTCGCGCCCTTTGATCATGCGGGATATTGCTCCACGTCCTACGACGCGACGGTGCTCGCCTCTGCGGCGAGGTGTTTGCGAGCGTGCTTCGGGAACGACCGTACGCCATCGATGACCTGCTGGATCTCCTGCTCCGTCAGGCCGGGGAACATCGGCAAGGACACGATGCGGCGCCAGAATTGCTCCGTCTCCGGCAACAGCTCCGTGCGGTAATCCTTGTAGACCGGGTGCAGGTGACTCGGCACGAAATGCACGTGACTGCCGACGCCGCGATCCCGCAGGTGGAGGATCAACGCGTCGCGGTCTTCCGCGGCCACCTGGATGACGTACTTGTGCTGCGACGTGAAGGCGTACTCCTTCGTCACGGGTGTCCGCAGCCAGTCCACGCCTGCCAACTCACGGTCGTAGATCGCGGCGATGTCGCGCCGGCGCTGGTTGTGCTTCTCCAGCTTGCGAAGCTGGACAATGCCGATCGCGGCCGACAGGTCGTTCATGTGGTGCCGGAACCCCAGCTCTTCCGTCTCGTGGTAGTAATCCATCTGGCCCGGCTCGGCCGGCGTTCCCGGCGGGCGCGAATGCCCGAGCCAGCGCAGCTTGCGCATGCGGCGGTCCGTCGCGTCGTCGCTAAACGTGATCATGCCGCCCGCGCCCGTGGCGAGGTTCTTCACGGGGTCGAAGCTGAACGCGTTGATCCCGCCGAACGATCCGACCATGCGGCCCTTGTACTTCGAACCGCACGCGTGCGCGCTGTCCTGCAGCACTGGCAGATCGTGACGAGCGGCAAGTTCGAGTATCGGGTCCATGTCGCAGGCGTGCCCGGCATAGTGCACGACGCAGACCGCCTTCGTCCGAGACGTGATGCAGCGCTCGATCTCGTCGAGGCGGATGTTGCCAGTATCTGGCTCGATGTCCGCGAATACGGGAATGCCGCCGCAGTACAGGATCGCGTGGTTCGTCGCGACGTAGGTCAGCGACGTCGTGATGACCTCGCCGGCGGCGATATCGAGCACCGCGAAGCCCAGCTGCAGGGCTGAGGTGCCTGAGTTCACGCCGACCGCATGCTTCACCCCGATGTACTCGGCGAATTTCTCTTCGAATTCTTTCGTCTTCGGTCCCAGGCCCAGGAAACCCTTCTCCATGGGCTCGCGCAGCGCCTCGTACTCCTCGTGGTCGAGCGAGGGTTTGAATACCGGAATCATGTGTGAACTCCCCTTCTGTGCGCGTCGCTCGCCCTCAGCCGTCCTTGCCCGCGTCCCCGACGGCCAGCTTCGCCATGGCCTTCTTTAGTCCTTAACGGCCTTGTCAAGTTTTTGTTTCGGGCACGGAGCGAGCCGCCCGCCCCCTAACGTTATGTCATCTTCCACGGCCGCGCGCCTCCCTGCAACCAAGCGGCGCACCATGCCCGCCGCCCGCCGCGCCGCCGCTACGTGCGCCGGCGCCAGCCCAAACGTCGTTCGGCTCCCCACCTCATCCCCCCACCGCGACTTGTAGCCCTCGCCGCAGCCAAGATCGATGACCTCATACGGCGACGTCGCCGACCAGCGGAAGATCCGCTCATCCAGGTGCACGCCGATGCCCGCCCGGTCATACCGCGGATCGCGGTAACTCTGCGCCATCACCAGCGTCGTGCCTTGGGCAAACATATTCACGCCTGCCACCGGCGCCCCATCGATGAGCAGTCTGAACGCGTGATACCTGCCACGCGCCGCCAGGTGCGCCGCGGCCGCGAGGATATCCGGCGTCGCGTCCGTCTCCCCCATAGGGTCGCCCGTCCATTTGCGCCGCCACTGGTCGATCGTCCAGCGCGCTGCGTCTCCGCCGCCGACTTCGAACTCGATCGCGCCGAGCGCCTCCGTACGGCGCCGCGCTTTCCGCAGCCAGTCGCGGTTCCCCTTCATGGCCCAGTACGCGTCGAAATCAAGGCGCGTCGAGACGGTGTAGTGCGGCGACCGCTCGACGAAGCGCATGAGACGTCGGTCGGGCGTCGGACCGTCCCATTCGAACACGCGTACGTACACGCCCAGCGCGGACACGGCATCCCACAGTCTTCCCGGCGCGGCAGGCGCCCCGGCAAACGGCACAACACCGTCGCACATGAACTGCCAGTGATGGTGCCGACGGCGCAGCGCGATGGCAGCTATAGGCGTGCCTTCGTCTCGCACGAGCGCGAACTTCTTCTGCGTACTCGATGCGGTCCTCGCGAGCATGCGGTAGAGGTCATGCGAGCACGTTTCCATCTCCGGCAGCTGCCCGAGCGCGGCATCCAACTCTCGTGACCACGCGTCCGACCACGCCACGTGCAATCTCAGGCACCGTCCCGCCATCACATCCACCGCGTCGATTCAAATTCCCCGTGATCATCGACCACGCGGCTCTTCGGCGAGACGAAGTCCTTCATCCGCCGCGCTACGATCAGACCCTGCCGCGCCATCACCAGGTGCGGGGGCGCAACGCTGAATCGGGCTCGCACTCCATCCGTCTCAGCCCAGCGCGCCTTGTATTCGAACCCGCCGCCCAGGTCAACGCGTTCATATGGCGACTGAGCACACCAGCGATAGAACAGCTCGTCCCGCCGCACGCCCGTGCCGGCTTTATCGAACTCCGGTTCACGCCCGCTGTTGGCGATCACCAGCGCCTTGCCGCGGACGGAAGCATTCATTCCCGCGACCGGGCGTCCATCGATCAGCAGCCGGAAGCTGTGATACTGGCCGCGACTCATGAGGTAGCTCGCGGCCACG encodes:
- a CDS encoding SDR family oxidoreductase, with the translated sequence MSKLICVTGGAGYVGVELVAQLVDRGDRVRVLDRFFWGTCGLDALPNVDLLSRDVREMRDEDLHGVDAVVHLAGLSNDPTADLDPNANWQMNTIATEELANACIRTGVQRLSFGSSGSIYDGLAGDDVLDEDAPVQPIGPYSESKYEAERRLIEAGKRGLEVVLLRQGTVGGYSRRMRYDLVVNTFLKDALLKRQLFLHEGGFMWRPLVDVQDVAAAHIAALDAPAEHVAGRVFNVVQENYQIKELAEVVAEAVEPIVGAIELTPTPATGRIRNYRTSNARLTEATGFTPQRTVKDSVDSILEHLGEIDSQELLHPRYYNLRWMQLLTEVHESLKPYPRVF
- a CDS encoding glycosyltransferase family 4 protein; protein product: MRVLNVNKFHYRRGGAETVYFAQTELLARHGHDVIPFSMQHPENEATPYARYFVSNIELRDEDAGISANIAAAGRMLYSREAARKLDALIRATRPDVAHLHNIYHQLSPSVLRVLAKHRIPAVLTMHDYKLICPAYTLYANGAPCERCKGGAFFNATLQGCVKDSRAKSVLCTVEAYLHSALGLYRRNVACFIAPSRFLAGKAAEFGMDAAKITYLPNFIEPRDMPDIEPKRRIMYVGRLERVKGIRTLIDAFARSSAAESCELVIAGDGEDRAALERYAQEAGAPNVRFTGHLPQAGLMALLDESLFTVTPSEWYENAPLSVMEAAARGRAVIVSDLGGLPELVKHGETGLVFRAGDTPALAGAIDELAGDPPRARAMGVNARSFIEERFSAQRHYDQLIAIYQRALSREPQLVTSNQGVAT
- a CDS encoding O-antigen ligase family protein, which encodes MAVTATAASPRPRRHSTARWIRRRNDVWLGLVMGGLVALLLLQLPMEAALASSVVCAFIIVALVDTRVALLTLLLIRAVIDVAATVPLLGGERSVDANAAAVMTFLIIGIGVAHIGLRRMNLWRIPLTKPFAIYLLIAAIGLALAPDVGLALEDWLRAFSAFMVYVLVVDLMEEERDWRMMLGVMILAAVIPVTVGLYQFFSGTAPETEGLPRLVGTFTHPAPYAFFLVGLLPLSVVYFMHNKSPLVRVGLFLFIPATVLCIYGSQTRGAWIGLAVLSTIFLATKARWAVLLVPLAAGALFFALPGVQTRIDEATSDTGSVFWRQKTWGDSLEVASPLELVTTGAGLRAVDVQLGALSHNEYIRLLAETGIWGLLAVLMLYKGLLGIALKGHREAESPFRRDLMLAFIMVLAARMVTALADNILIFPVLEWYFWAFAGVIVVMSGAYQRRPALLDAAPSDAEVKTAA
- a CDS encoding glycosyltransferase; amino-acid sequence: MIKGRDIVCISFVTWDDHWGTPQQFMSRLAEHNRIFFVDQPISPLSLFTGVRRRGAVMEQFRRWRRGYRKVAKNVYAGAPPPILPLRYTKVANAVNAFIMRRWLARQTKRLGFRDPVYWNFQPSFPHLGRATEPSLTVYHCVDDFASVPYWWHPAASVRAREIECCKESDLIVCTGRNLVESRRHLNPNVHFVPEGADTSLFATAASPDTKIPDDIARLPGKVIGYIGVIDFRLDVELLTYLAKARPEWWFALVGPVKKDTDLGSLQALPNVHFFGNRKIEELPAYIKAMDVCLIPYVLNDYVHHVFPLKLYEYMAAGKPIVATDMAEMRPYAGDEMTLARSSEEFLAAVEDAMAHDSPERAMARQHAARNESWDNRVEQLSAILEPLLNEHERVPVRQTIGAEAAGS
- a CDS encoding DegT/DnrJ/EryC1/StrS family aminotransferase; this encodes MIPVFKPSLDHEEYEALREPMEKGFLGLGPKTKEFEEKFAEYIGVKHAVGVNSGTSALQLGFAVLDIAAGEVITTSLTYVATNHAILYCGGIPVFADIEPDTGNIRLDEIERCITSRTKAVCVVHYAGHACDMDPILELAARHDLPVLQDSAHACGSKYKGRMVGSFGGINAFSFDPVKNLATGAGGMITFSDDATDRRMRKLRWLGHSRPPGTPAEPGQMDYYHETEELGFRHHMNDLSAAIGIVQLRKLEKHNQRRRDIAAIYDRELAGVDWLRTPVTKEYAFTSQHKYVIQVAAEDRDALILHLRDRGVGSHVHFVPSHLHPVYKDYRTELLPETEQFWRRIVSLPMFPGLTEQEIQQVIDGVRSFPKHARKHLAAEASTVAS
- a CDS encoding GNAT family N-acetyltransferase, whose amino-acid sequence is MAWSDAWSRELDAALGQLPEMETCSHDLYRMLARTASSTQKKFALVRDEGTPIAAIALRRRHHHWQFMCDGVVPFAGAPAAPGRLWDAVSALGVYVRVFEWDGPTPDRRLMRFVERSPHYTVSTRLDFDAYWAMKGNRDWLRKARRRTEALGAIEFEVGGGDAARWTIDQWRRKWTGDPMGETDATPDILAAAAHLAARGRYHAFRLLIDGAPVAGVNMFAQGTTLVMAQSYRDPRYDRAGIGVHLDERIFRWSATSPYEVIDLGCGEGYKSRWGDEVGSRTTFGLAPAHVAAARRAAGMVRRLVAGRRAAVEDDITLGGGRLAPCPKQKLDKAVKD